GCTTCATTTAATTCAAATAAGCCAATATCTGAAAGCTCCAAGCCTGCGTATTTTAAAGCTAAAGGTACAGCAGCAACTGGACCAATTCCCATAATTTCAGGAGGAACTCCGGCAACAGCAAATGACCTAAACTTCACCAATGGTTGGTAGCCAAGAGATTGAGCTTTTTCCCGATCCATCAGCATAACAGCTGCAGCTCCGTCACTTGTTTGTGAAGAATTACCTGCTGTGACAGACCCTTTTACTGAAAATGCCGGCTTTAATGTAGCAAGTACTTTTGAAGTTGTGTTTGCTCGAACACCCTCATCCTGATTGAACTTAACAATCTTTTCATGTAATTTATGATCAGGTCCAACTGTTCTTACTGGTACATCTACAGGAACAATTTCATCATCAAATTTTCCTTCTTTAATTGCATTTGCCGCTCTCTGATGACTTCTTACTGCAAAAGCGTCCTGCTCTTCACGTGTGATACCATATTTTTTGGCAACAGCTTCAGCAGTGTGTCCCATGCCCATATAATATTCTGGAGCTTCTTCAGCTAGCTTTGCATTTGGCCTGACAACATGCCCCATCATTGGAACAAGGCTCATAGATTCAGCTCCACCTGCAATGGTTGTTTCTGAATGACCTAGCATAATTTTTTCAGCCCCATAGGCGATACTTTGTAACCCGGACGAGCAATAGCGATTTATTGTGATCGCAGGAACTGTATAAGGGAGACCGGCTAAAGCCCCAATGTTTCTTGCCATATTTAATCCCTGCTCTGCTTCGGGCATTGCACAGCCTATAATGAGATCATCAATATTCCCGTCATAATCCCCTGCTCTTTTTAATGTTTCCTTTACAGCTAATGCTCCCAAATCATCAGGTCGCATGTTTGCTAACGTACCTTTTTTCGCTCTTCCTACAGGTGTTCTGGCACCTGCCACAATAACTGCTTCTCTCATTCTACTAACCTCCCTTTCTTACAGTATTAGTTTCTAAGTGGTTTGCCTTTTAAAAGCATATGCTGCATACGTTGCTGTGACTTCCCTTCAGCTACTAAGCTTAAAAATGCTTGTTTTTCTAAATCCAGCAAATATTGCTCATCTACTTCTGTACCGAATGGAACCTTACCTCCTGCGATAACATAGGCAAGTTTCTTTGCGATTTTTAAATCATGATCTGAAATATATCCGGAAAGATGCATGGATTGGGCACCGAGTAAAAGAGTCGCATAGCCCGTTTCTCCCACTACAGGTACTTTGTTGCGGACAGGTGGTTGATATCCGTTATCGTAAAGCTCAATGACTCTTTGTTTTGCATCGTATAATAAGTGATCACTATTCACACTGATGTTGTCACGATTGTTTAGGAACTGATTTTTTCTTGCCTCTGCTGCAGAAGTCGATACTTTTGCCATGGCAATTGTTTCAAAGACTTTGTTAGCAACTGATTGTAAATCAAAGTCTGCTCCCTTAGGCATGTTGCTTAATTGCTTTATATAAAGCTCTTTGTTTCCGCCACCGCCTGGAATCAGTCCTACCCCAACTTCTACTAATCCCATATATGTTTCACTTGATGCT
This genomic stretch from Metabacillus sp. B2-18 harbors:
- a CDS encoding acetyl-CoA C-acetyltransferase: MREAVIVAGARTPVGRAKKGTLANMRPDDLGALAVKETLKRAGDYDGNIDDLIIGCAMPEAEQGLNMARNIGALAGLPYTVPAITINRYCSSGLQSIAYGAEKIMLGHSETTIAGGAESMSLVPMMGHVVRPNAKLAEEAPEYYMGMGHTAEAVAKKYGITREEQDAFAVRSHQRAANAIKEGKFDDEIVPVDVPVRTVGPDHKLHEKIVKFNQDEGVRANTTSKVLATLKPAFSVKGSVTAGNSSQTSDGAAAVMLMDREKAQSLGYQPLVKFRSFAVAGVPPEIMGIGPVAAVPLALKYAGLELSDIGLFELNEAFASQSIQVIRELGLDEDKVNVNGGAIALGHPLGCSGAKLTLSLIHEMKRRNEQFGVVTMCIGGGMGAAGVFELL